The Macaca mulatta isolate MMU2019108-1 chromosome X, T2T-MMU8v2.0, whole genome shotgun sequence DNA window ATGGCTCAAGGGAGTAATACCAGGAGGTAGGGATCACTGTGGGCAACCTTAAAGGTTCCCTACCACAACAAATACATGAGTAAACAAATTGTGGTGTATTTCTACAATAGAATACTCcttaacaataaaaaggaactaaatattcatatttgcaacaacatgattgtatttcaaaaatgttattcttAGTCGAAGAGGCCAAGCATAAATGGGTTCATTCTGTATGACTCCACTGGAAACCAAAGGGTTAATCTGATTAGGTCTGCCAAACAGCCTGCCCTACTTGCTTGTGGTTGCttgctttttgatattttttcataaaGCTGAAGGTCATGGTAGCTGAAGGCCACACTGCTGAAGGCTGAAACTTAACTTTCACTGGCTACCTTGTAGATAACATTTAGAAGTCACCATGGTAACGGTTGCTTCAGTTGTTTTTCAGGAACTTGGAGCAGCTCCTGTCCGGTTCAAACCAGTTGAAACTACTGATGCTTTAATTGGGCCTATGCAAATGCCTGAGAGGTGgcctttttgacttttttgtcaGAAGGCCAAAAACTCCACCTACAGATCATGCTAACAGTAACATTTTCTGAACATACGTCCTATGAAATTCCATAATCCCCAAATACACTTGCATAGATCATTGATTACTTCATTTTTTCCCCACTACCAATCACCTTTCCCCATGCCTTAGACCACCTCGCTTCTCTAACCCATAAATATCCCTAAGCCTTATCTTTGGGGAAGTGAATTTGAGACCTATTCTCACACGTCTTCACTTGGCTGCCTCATGAATAAATTCTGTTTTGCAAAATCTGTCACCACAGTGATTGACTTACTGCACACAGGCAGCATGAACCTGCATGTGAATGATAACAAATGTATGTGAACCCCTAGGAAAACAAATCCAATCATTAGTGACAGAAAATAGATAGGGGTGTCCTTGGCCTGGGTGCAGAGGAAAGGTGTTGATTAGGAGAAGCACAAGAGAACTTTCTgttgtgatgaaaatgttctatatcttgattgtggtggtggatACACAAAGGTACAAATCTGACAGAACTGATCACAATATCTACTTGATATGGTTGCATTTAACTGTATTGTTATACCACAAGCATAGGGAAACTTTGAAAGATGTGTTAAAGCAAAATAAGCAGGATGCCACTAGCCTGAAGTTGTCTCTGTAACCAGAGCTCTTATGTAAGCAAACTGGGACTTAGAAACATTTCTTCTAActgacttaaaagaaaaacaagcctcAGCCAATCACAAACAGCCAACCAGCTGATTGGCTATGTAATTAGAGACTTCTCATCAGCCCATACTCAAATAAGACAAATACCTAACTGTATAGCCAATCAGGTGATTTCTCCACTTTGAGTCAGTGATCAGGCTCTTAAAAACCTGCTGCTCACATTGCTGGGCAGAGCTCTTTGAACCTTTTCTGGTTCTAAGTGCTGCTCAATTCATAAATCAttttttgctcaaataaactctgttAAATGTCATATGTCTAAAGTTTTTCATAACAGTTGGAAGTAAGGATTGCCTATGGACCTTGGGACTTGAGGAAAGACATGGTAGCAGTGAGTTACCTGGGTgttcttttctgagacaaggtctcactctgtcacccaggctggagtgcagtggcacaatgttggctcactgcaaccttccctcctgggctcaagtgatcctcccacctcagcctcccaagtagccgggactacaggcacatgccactgatatggtttggctgtgtcctcacccaaatctcatcttgaaatgtagcTCCCCTAATttccatatgttgtgggaggaacccagtggaagataattgaatcatgggggcagtttcccctgaAGGGGtagcctgcccctccacacctgtgggtatatcTCATCAGGTgggatgagagactgagaaaagaaataagacacagagacaaagtatagagaaacaacagtgggcccaggagacTGGCACTCAGTATACCAAGGACCTGCACCGGCACCAGTCTCTGAATTCCCTTagtttttattgattattattttcattatctcagcaagaggaatgtggtaggagagcagggtgataatagggtcagcaagaaaacatgtgagcaaaagAATCTATGTCATAATTAAGTTCAAGGGGAGGTactatgcctggatgtgcacgtaggccagatttatgcttctctccacccaaacatctcagtggagtAAAGAATAACAAAGCAGCATTGCTGCCAACATGTCTCGCCTCCTGCCATAGGGCagtttttctcctatctcagaactGAACAAATGTACAATTGGGTTTTATACCAAGACATTTAgttcccaggggcaggcaggagacagtgACCTTCCTCTATCTCAACTGCAAGTGGCTTTCCTCTATTACTAATCCACCTCAGTACAGACCCTTTacgggtgtcgggctgggggacgatcaggtctttctcATTTCacaaggccatatttcagactatcgcATGGGGAGAAACTTTGGACAATACCTGACTTTCCAGGACAGAAGTCCCTGCAGCTTTTAGCAgtgcattgtgcccctggtttattgagagtagagaatggcgatgactttaaCCAAGCATGCTGcttgtaaacattttgttaacaaggcacatcctgcacagctctagatcccttaaaccttgattccatacaacacaTGTTTCTGCGAACACAAGGTTGGGGCAAAGTGGCTGGGGCAAAGTGACTGGGGCAAAGTTACAAATTAACAGCATCTCagcaaaacaatttttcaaagtacaggtcaaaatggaatttcttatgtcttccctTTATACACAGACACAGCAACagtctgattttctttcttttccctacatttccccatcctgttctcatggtagtgagtaagtctcatgagatctggtggttttatatggggtttccccttttgcttgactctcattctctctctctctttttttttttttgagacggagtctcactctgttgcccttgctggagtccagtggtgctatctcggctcactgcaagctctgcctcccgggttcacgccattctcctgcctcagcctcccgagttgctgggactacaggtgcccaccaccatgcccagctaatttttttgtatttttagtagagacagggtttcaccatattagccaggatggtctcgatctcctgacctcatgatccacccacctcagcctcccaaagtgctgggcttacaggcctgagccaccgcacccagcctgctctCATTCTGTCTCGCCTGCCACCATATAAAACAtgacttttgccttctgccatgactgtgaggcctccccagccacgtggaaatgtgagtccattaaacttctttcctttataaattacccagactcaggtatgtctttatcagcagcgtgaaaatgaactaatacagccaccgtgcccagataatttttgtatttttcatagcgatgggattttgccatgttgcccaggctggtcttcaactcctaggctcaagcaatttgcccaactgctgggctcaagtgatccacacgcctcagcctcccaaagtgctggtattacaggcatgagccactgttcctggtcCTCTGAATGTTCTTTTCGCCTCTCATATATCCTTGATTGGGCACTGGAGAAGCCAGCAACCAAGAACTGCCAACAAAGAAAACCTCCAAGAAAAGTTTATTTCCTCTAGCCAAAGGTTTTAGAGGAAATGGTGGTTTAACAGAGCAGAACATCTTTTTGACAAACCCACCTCACTTCAGTCAAAGTGACCCACTCCTCTGTGCAGTTTCAGTAGGGCTGAGTGGGCAGCTAATATTCAGTCCCCTACCTCCCATGTGGAAGTAAGTGGTGGTGCTCTGATGTCTCTGATGACTGCACCAGGAATCCAATCTTCCACTCCAACCCCCTACCCAATAGAAACAAGCAGCACTCTTCTGGAGTTGTGTCAACAAGGTCTAGAGGGAGCAGGACTTCTTCCACAAATCATCACCAAAGAGGGAGATGAGAAAGTCCAAGGGAGAGCTAGTTAGTTGGCATTCAGCTTTTCCATTCACCCAAGTGTCACTCCCATCTGGCACCAAGGAAATTGAAGGAGGTGGTTCAGTTGCAGACAAGACTAGGCAGCCCTCCACTTTCCCATCCATTGTCAACCACTAATTCTATATCTAGCAAATATATCCTTCAGGAATACAgaggaaataaagacattctcagattaATAAAACCTAAGAGAACTGGTGATTAGCAGCCCTTAAATAATGGTTAAAGGAAATTatctaaacagaaagaaaatgataacacAGGAGGTTGGAActtcaggaaggaagaaaaaataatggaatgaGTAAAAGCGGGGGTAAACATAACAGGATAACTTTCTCCTCATGAGTTTTTAAGATCATGTTTGATGGTTAAAGCAAAACTTACAACATTAGCTAAGGCAGGTTCAATGTACATAGAGGAAATGCTTAAGCTATTTATATGTAGATGGAAGGAGGGTGAAGAAAGCTAAATGGAAGTTAAATTTTTCCACTTCACTCAAAGTGGTTTAAATGTTGATGCCAGGAGATTGTGATGTGTAACGTATATTGTAATACATAGAGTAGCCAACAAAAGATAATAATATAAAGAGCTATATTAAAAAACACTACATataaagcaatggcaacaaaagccaaagttgacaaatgggatctaattaaactaaagagcttctgcacagcaaaagaagctatgatcagagtgaacaggaaacctacaaaatgggagaaaatttttgcaatctatccatctgacaaagggctaatatccagaatctacaaggaacttaaatttacaagaaaacaaacaaacaaacaactccatcaaaaagtggacaaaggatatgaacagacacttctcaaaagaagacatttatgcagccaacaaacatataaaaaaaagctcatcatcactgatcattacagaaatgcaaatcaaaaccacaatgagataccatctcacaccagttagaatggcgatcattaaaaagtcaggaaacaacagatagtggagaggatatggagaaataaggacacttttacactgttagtgggagtgtaaattagttcattccttgtggaagacagtgtggcaattcctcaaggatccagaaccagaaataccatttaacccagcaatcccattattgggtatatacccccaaaactgtaaatcattctactatagagacacatgcacatgtatgtttattgcagcactgttcacaatagcaaagacttggaaccaacccaaatgcccatcaatgatagactgggtaaagaaaatgaggcacattTACACTatggaatcctatgcagccataagaaaggatgagttcatgtcctttgcagggacattaatgaaccatcattctcagccaagtaacacaagaacagaaaagcaaacactgcatattctcactcataggtgggagttgaacaatgagaacacatggacacagggaggggaacatcacacactggggcttgtcaggggatagggggttaggggagggataacattaggagaaatatctaatgtaggtgatggtttgatggatgcagcaaatcaccatggcacatgtatacctatgtaacaaatgtgcacattctgcacatgtatcccagaacttaaagtataataagtaaataaataaatagaaatgaaacaaatgacTACAATGACCACAGAAGAAATAGAGACAATGAAAAGTTACCTTTACtgaactttatatatatttataccagtacaaaaaataaaaataaatattatagtacaaaaaaggaaaaaaaacactacatataaatcaaaatggagtttttacaaaatgttcaaatatcctacaggaaggcaagaaaagagaaacagagggaTAAGAAACAAAGtgaacaaacagaaagcaaataataaaatagcaaacTTAAGCCCCAGCATATCAATATacttactttaaatgtaaataatataagaatagcaatgaaaagacagaaattgacagtggattaaaaaaataacccAACTCTATGCTATAAGAACCTCACTTCGAATTTTTACGACATTTCaaagatttattcattttcaagcATGGTTTTATGCTTCTtataaaaaaatatgttttccgAGGACtacacttaattttattttgtacgAATAAGCCAactacaaaaagacaaatattgtatgattccacttatatgaggtgtctagagtagtcaaattcattgAGACACATAGTCGAATAGCGGTTTTCAGAGGATAAGGgcaggaggaaatggggagttgtaatttaatgggtatagagtttcagttttgcaagataaaaagagCTATTTTGATTGGGTGCAGAACAATGTGAATGTTCTTAACACTACTGAACACTTAAAAACAGTTAACGTgatcaattttatgttatgtgtattttaccacaattctaaattttttaaataaaggaaacaaaaaatgagacaactgagaaactttttttttcaaaaaaacaaacaaaactccctACAGTTAACATTGTATCtagtggtgaaagactgaatgctttcccccaAGATCTCAAACAAGGCAGTGATGTTAGCTTTTCACCACTCTTTTTCAACGTAGTACTGGAAATTCTATCCACTGCAATAACACAAGGAAAGGAAATAAGGATTgggaaagaaggaataaaagtgtcccaatttacagatgacatgattatctaGTTAGAAAATTCCAAGGAATTGACAAAAAGACTCCAAGTGATACTGGTGGGCTGGGGGAGGTCTCCAAACACTGGTTAGACTTCAACCCCAGCTAGTGTCCAGGCTCTTGACACCATTGCGAGAAGGAATGCAAGGATAAGTCAGAAAAGAGTGGAAAGTACAGTGATTTATTGCAAAGCAAAAGTACACACTCAAGAAAGGCGAGTGCAGGCATACTCAGAGTGAGTCATGCAATGGAATTTGGGGCTTCTACCTTTGCAGGTTTCTTTAATCAAGGGGTGGAATATTCACAAAGATTCCTAGAAAAGGTTAGAGATTTCTTAGACCTGTGGCACCACCCATTTTTACACCAAATATGGGTGTTCCTGGAACTGTCCTGGTGCTAGTGGGTGTGTGATTTACTATGTTAATGAGGGTATAATGGCGTCCTAGGTAACACCTAGGTCAAATCCAGCACCATGTTGTGTCCAGTTGATCTTATCCAGCTTGGTCCATACCCTGGTTTTTAGGTTCTTATCAGCCCCTAGctgccgagaccagctcggtcggggagaccctaacccagcggcgctagaggaattaaagacacacacacagaaatatagaggtgtgaagtgggaaatcaggggtctcacagccttcagagctaaGAGtcctgaacagagatttacccacaaatttattaacagcaaaccagtcattagcattgtttctatagatattaaattaactaaaagtatcccctatgggaaataaagggatgggccgaattaaaggaatacgttgggctagttaactgcagcaggagcatgtccttaaggcacagatcactcatgctattgtttgtggcttaagaatgcctttaagcggttttccgccctgggcgggccaggtgttccttgccctcattcccgtaaacccacaaccttccagcttgggcgttagggccattatgaacatgttacagtgccgcagagattttgtttatggccagttatggggccagtttatggccagattttggggagCCTGCTCCCAACACCTAGCTTCTGCTGCTATTTCAACAGTTTCTTTTGCTAGTCATCTGAAACTGCTGtctggaattttctattcttCTGCAACCACACCGCATTATTCCTGTCtcacaagaaataagaaaaaaagttcagctaggttgcaggatacaagatgaacacacaaaaaaattatcatatTTCTACATACTAACAACGAACAAGCATGTGGAAACTGAAATTAGAAACATAAAATCATGtataattgcttcaaagaaagtGAGTTCTTAGAAGTATATTTAACAAACATATATAGGATCTGAATGCTGAATATTCTACAGTTTTGATGAAATAAAGAgtatctaaataaatgaagaaacatacTGTGTTCATGGGTTTGAAGAATTCACACAGAAATTATGTCAATTTTCCCCTAAATTGGTCTGTAAATTTAACACAATTTTCAGCAAGACTTTTTGTACCCATAGACaagtttattctaaaatgtatatggacaGGCACAAGCCCTAGAGTAGCTAAAGAAACgttcaaaaaacagagaaaagtcaTGCTACCCCATTGATATGGTCTGGATGTGTATCGTCACCCAAAACTCATGtaaaattgtaatccccaatcttggatgtggggcctggtgggaggtgattggatcatggggtcagtttctcataaatggtttagtaccatccccttggtgctgttgtcatcatagtgagtgagttcacacaagatctgcttgtttaaaagtgtgtggcaccccccaacctgttctctctctttctcctgctccacccatgtgatgtgcctgctccccctttgccttctgccatgattgtaagcttcctgaggcctccccagaaacagaagctgctatgcttcttgcacagcctacagaaccgtgagccaattaaacctcttttctttataaattacccagtctcaggtatttctttatagcattatGTGAATGGACTAATACTCCCATATTAACATGTACTATATCCAAACAATAATAAAGACAGTGTAGTACTGTATAAAGAATAGACACGTAGGCCAATACAACAGAATAGAGGACACAGAAAGAGACCCAagtctgatttttgacaaagatgaaaaaaaagttcagtagAGGAAGgatacccttttcaacaaattgcGCTCTAACAATTAGACATTCATAAACAAAAATTGAACCTGGACCTAAACCTCAAATATCATACCAAAGTTAACTCAAAGGGGGGCAcaaatttaaatgtgaaatataaaactataaaacttcaaaaagaaaacacaggagaaaatctttaggACCTAAGGCTTGGTAAAGAGTTCTTACACATGACATCAAAACCATGATCCATAAATAAGAAGGACCAATAAACtgtatttcatcaaaatttaaaccTTTTGCTCAGATAATGCCCTTAATAACAGAATGAAAggacaaactacagaatgggaggaaaataTTTACAGACCACATATCTGTTAAAGGACTCGtatctagaaaatataaagaagtcTTGAGATTTAACTGTAGAAAACAGTCCAACTAGAAAACGGCAAAAAACACTTTACCAAAAAGGATATACAGATagaaaataagcacataaaatgaTTTTTCACCCTCATTATTGGTATTTGCCTAATCAGATATCACTATATGCctatcaaaatgtttaaaataaaaaatagtgataacatcaaatgctggcaaggatgcagaaaaTCAACATACTCATAAattactggtgggaatataaaatgctAGAGACACTCAGGAAACAGTTTGGTAGAGTCTTACGAAACCTAACATGCACTTTATGACCTAGCAAATCACACTTAGACACTTATCCCAGAGAAATGGACATTTATCTTCACACAATAAGCTGTAAATTagtattcatagcagctttatttctaATAGCCAAAACTGGGAATACCCTGAGTGAATGTTTAGACAAACGGTGGTACAACCATACCAAGCAGTACTACTCAGCagcaaaaaaaatcaagaactatTGACACTTCACACCCCCTACAACTTGGATGACTCTCTAGAGAATGGTATTGATGAAAAAAGTCAATTCCCAAAGGTTGCAATGCTATATGGTTCCATTTGtttaacattcttgaaatgataaaattacagaaatagacAACACATTAGTGGTTGCCAGTCATTAAGGAGGGAGAGCGGGATGGAAGCAGATTTGGTCAAAAAAGGGCAGCTTGAGGGAATTCTGAATAGGATAGATGGATTGTGTCAATATCAATATCCTGGTTATGTTACTGTACTATAGTTTTGAAAGATATTAACCAGTGGGACTGGTTAAAGGGAACATGGGATCTctgtattttttcctaaaattgcatgtaaatctacaattatctcaagattaataatgtaattaaaatattagtTGCAGTTCTATAAATTAACAATGAACACATGGAAACCAAATGTTTGACATGTAATCAAATTCACAATACCACTAGCAGTCACTCCAAAGAGGATGAAATAAATCTAACATAATATGTGCAGAGTGGCTGAAAGTGAGTGCAAAGAGGTAAGCcaaaggaggttttttttttttgggaaatggaatatttttgtatcttcattGTAGTTGTGGTTACACAAATCTTTAGATGGCGTAAAATTGTTAGGACTATACATGTGCACACCCACACGTTaatgaaggtttaaaaaaatattccaagCGAAATCAGGCCTGTAGTCTGCTGAACAGTAATGTATCAATTTCAATTCCTGATTTTGATATTATATTACATCAACAAAAAATGTTACTGTTGAGGCAAGCTGGATAAAAGGCACAAGGTcttttttggtattatttttgaaatttcctgtgagtctataattatttacaaacaaaatgttaaaaagtaaacGAGATGAGGCCAAGGAGAGGTTTCAGAAATGGCTGGAAGCAATAGGGTCTGCAAATGAATGGGTTTCTATGTGGCTTAAGTCTATATTTCTGTGGccctttctttttcaaatattactaatttttttcattgtattttacaAGGAATATGTATAGACATACATTtggatatacatacatatacagcGGAGTAAAAAGTTTAAGTCTCCCATTGTCTTAACCAGAACAATATGAAGCAATTTGATATATCTGCCctggctttttcctttttgtagtaGAGGCAGTCTCATTCCATCTCACCCCATCGTagagtggcaggatcatagcttaCAGTAATaacgaactcctgggctcaagcgatcctcccacctcagcctcctgagtagctgggactagaggcatatgctaccacaccccactaatatattttattttttgtagagacgaggaccttgctatgttgtctaggcccagccttaagtgatcctcccatctcggcctcccaaaatgccgagattgcaggcatgaaatACCGCACCCGgccggggcgcagtggctcacgtctataatctcagcaatttgggaggccgaggcaagtggattacctgaggtcaggagttccagaccagcttggccaacatggtgaaaccctgtctctactaaaaatacaaaaatcagccaggcgtggcgtcccgcgcctatagtcccagctactcaggaggctgaggcaagagaatcgcttgaacctgggaggaagagatagcagtgagctgagatcatcagcctggaagacagagtgaggcttagcctcaaaaaaaaaaaaaaaaaaagaaagactagaaaacagaaaaagaaagaaaagaaaaaccatgcccggcctcctgcCCCAGCATTTTTTTGATGCATGTATACCCATGCATGGATGTGTTGTGTTGTTGATAAAATCGTGATGTCCACACAATAACCTAGTGACTCTagaactggctttttttttttttttaactcgaCCATGTAGGTAGGACAATTGCCCAATCAGTGCATATGGATCCGCTGCGTTCCTTAAACAGTTAGTGGGATACCACAGAGATGATCAGGCGTGACGGTGAACAGGTATTTTGAGAGTTCTTAAATACCCACGTCAACCTTTGTTGTGAAAACTGGGATGGGGTCGGGTGAACCTACTTCTTGCTGACAGTTTTTCAAAAGTCATGACCATAACGAAGTGCGAGCATTTCCCCACTTCATTAAAACAGTCTGAAAAAACGCTACTGGGTTTTGATTGGGTTACCTTTAACAAGGATTGAATGAAACCACGAAAGGGCTTTTAAGCACACcggcaacaaacaaacaaaaaggccatAAACAAGAGCAAATGAAAACCCGAGACGACCTTGTGCAACCACCGGGGCAAACAATGGATTAAGAGTGCTTGGAAAGGGAAGGACAATGGGGAAATTCGCCAATAAAGAGATATACGTGACCAGCAAATATACCAGAAAGGGAAAAATGCACGCGTGTGGGCTTGATGGCACTCTGTAGCGCAGAGTTACTGCACCATGCTGATTAAAGGTACAATGGCTTGGCTGATCAGTTTTCAGGGGAGACCGTGGGAGAAGGGAAGTGATATGAACAGGCAGAGGCTTCTACATGTGCTTTCTGTACAGAATCAGCGTAGCGGTCCAGATTGTCCTCCTCCACTCCCGCTCCACCCTGGGAAATGGTATCAAAGCGATCCCTGGCAGCTCCACCCTTCAATCCACTCCAGCCTCGGGAGGTGCCCGGAAAGAAGCGTGGCCGTGTGGGCGGGACCGGGCAGTGGGAGGAGCTGAGCCTGCGGGGCCTGTCTAGTAGGCGGGGTCGCGACGCTGACGGTCTCTCTGCGGCTCCCGCTTGCGGGTGTGGCTACGCCCGCAGCAGAGCtatggcgggggcgggggcgggggcgggggcgggggcgggggcggcccACAGTGAGGAGGTGTGGAGGGGGCGGAGCTGTGCGGGATCGTGGAGGAGGGGCCGAGGCAGCTGCAGCCTGAGACCAGCTCCGCCTGGGGAACACGAGGGCGGGGCGCGGGAGCgggcgcgggggcggggcggACGGGGCTCCGGGCGACCCGTGGGGTGCGCTAGTGCTTGGGTCCCGGCGCCCTGAGGCTAGCGCTCGTGCGGGTCAGTCGGTCGGCGGGGCCTGCGCGGGGCCCGGGCCCATGGCGGCGTCGGCGGCTCTGTctgcggcagcggcggcggccgCCCTGTCTGGCCTGGCGGTGCGGCTGTCGCGCTCAGCGGCGGCCCGAGGCTCCTACGGCGCCTTCTGCAAGGGGCTCACGCGCACGCTGCTCACCTTCTTCGACCTGGCCTGGCGGCTGCGCATGAACTTCCCCTACTTCTACATCGTGGCCTCGGTGATGCTCAACGTCCGCCTGCAGGTGCGGATCGAGTGAGCACCGGCGGCGGTGGCAGAGGCCCGGCTGGA harbors:
- the SMIM10L2A gene encoding small integral membrane protein 10-like protein 2A; amino-acid sequence: MAASAALSAAAAAAALSGLAVRLSRSAAARGSYGAFCKGLTRTLLTFFDLAWRLRMNFPYFYIVASVMLNVRLQVRIE